The sequence GATGGCTCTATGTTGGGCTCTCGATCAATACGCCAGTCTGGATAGATTGTATCGTATTCCTTATATGGATGCCACTGATCTTTGGTGTCATGGCATTTAAAGCATGAGTTGCTGTTCACCGATGATGTACAGATGTCTGTCACTAGTTGTTTAGAATTATGAAATCTGCATCGGCCGAGACCTTCTGGTCTGTGAATTGAGACAAAGTGTTTAGAGTGGGCTTCTCCTCCAGCCTCACATAGTGCTTGACAGAATGGACACTGTTTCCCACAGCCCTGCAGTCGTTTGAACAGCACATCCTGTGGTTTGGTCTGAAGATGCTTTATTCTGCTTTCAAAACTTGATTTTTTGAAACTAGCTTTCAGTGATTTATCCATGTCCTTCACAGAACAGTGAAGGcattgagcattttttttttttttttgtgatttgcaaTGTTCAGTGTGCTGATTTTGTCCACTACATCCCTGGGAATAAAAAGTCTTTCTTGAAGTTTCCTGCAGATGACTTGGATGAATCCCTTGATGTCATTTATAGTTGAGTCTTGCTCTGCCTCTTCAGTTGCCTGAGTAATTTCTCTGATGACGTTCAATCAGAAGTTTTTTCCTCTAATTTGAACATTCGATTCTCAGCTGTAAAGTGCTCTCTgactttgttaaaaataaagtctTTGACAAATGTTTCATATGACTTAATGAAACgcaaatatgtttcaaatttagattCAAGAAGATTTTTCGAgacaaaaaatctgaaatgatgCCCCTTGTTCCAAAAATAATAGAGTTTTCACCAGTCTTCATCTCGTCTGCCATTTTCATGCCCAAGACATCAGACGTGTTTCCAAAGCAGGTCTTATGCAGCTATTCATGATTTATCAGCTTTCTTCTGACACTGGTCTCGTTCACGGTAAAGGTCAATGAAGTCAGaatggtatgtttgtttgaaGTCCTCCAAGGCTGTTCGCGGGTTGTTTTTCTGGACGAATTGGTTGTGAATATCTTGAAATTCTCTGCTTGCAAAGCCACAGATGTGTagtttaaaggggtagttcaacATCTTCTTTTAAATCTTCATGAGCCTTAAGTCTCTCATCAATCATGTTAAGAATTTCCCTGATATATGTGTCATCATAATCATccttactttctctctctttgcttCAACAAATTCACAGCAATCCCTGATAAGTTTGTCTGACATCTCTTTTGCATCTTGATCTGACTTTTGTATAACCACTTGGAcacacagtgtttgttttttgcaagcAATAAATTGTTCTTGCCCATACATGTTTAAATCCTTCACTTTGTCTAAGTGTTGAGCCATTGAACTTCCTCTAGATTCAAGATTTTTCCTCAAAAGAAGAAGAACTCTTTTGATGATATTTTGTTGTTGGAGCCCTGTGTGTGACAATGTCCTTACAGTCTCCTGCCACATCTTTTCAAATGCTTCATCCAGCATGGAGTCTGACATATCTGACTTGTTCTCCACGACAGAAATTTGAGCAAGTCCAGGACTTTTTTCTCCATTGTGTCCATGTATGTCTTTTTGATTCCTTCCACCTTCATTATTGCATTTCGACATAAAAGAGCTGCATTCAGTTTGTTATTGATGGAAATAGAAAAGCTCGTTCTTCAAAGAATGGGCAGAGTTTATAAAGTCTTGTCGATAACTTTCCACAAGTTCAACATGACCTTCTCCTTGTTCATAGTATGATTGGATCTTTCCAATAATTTCATTTTGTCCATTTTGAAAGTTCAGATAATGCTTCATTTTGTAAATTACAATAGACGTCTTCAACTGTGCACTCCTCAGAGTTGTTAAATTTTCCATAGTTTAAGATCTTTGTTTCAGCCTCTAATGCCCATGTGTGCATCTGCTTTCTCAGTGTCCAGTCCCATGTGTTTGTACTCAGTGCACAGTTTCATGTATGCATCAGCCACCAGGCTGTTTTCTGAAGCTGAAGATGAATTTCTCAAATTTCATAGCAGTCCACAAGTCTTTGGTCCATCTAATAAATTCATTCATGTTACTGGACTTGTAATGTCTGAAGATCTtcattaaatgcttttttgagatcatacacacactcactataGCCGATACTCACTGGTGCCATTGGGGGGTTTCCATGCCACAATCCAGGGATGTAGTGGTCACCTGTCTCAGTGTCATAATTCATCACATCTGTAAATTTCTCAAAACCCCATTTTGTTCTCCACTTTGGCTGCAGCTTGTGTCATTTCATCCAGTGGATGTTCCAACAGAAATTTACGGTCTTTCATGTTTGAATCATGAGCTGAGACATCAGCAACATTCTGGTGtacaaacaaacatgtgtgttTCTTACCTATTTCCTTCATCCTGAGGAAGGCATGAACAATGATCTGTAAAATGTCTTTCATCTCTGTGGAGTTTTCCATGGCGATGTTGACAATTGTTACATCACTCAGTCCAACAAACAAAAGTTGccaactcattgtcatgttcatgGCTGTTGTCCAGTTGTGCAAGTTCAGGGGATTTCAGTCCTTCAGTGTCAATTATTACTATATAATCACAATTGAGCTCTGCATTACATTTCCTCTGCTACTTTAATGAGCTGCAGAAAGGCTCCCCTGGGTGCATCTTCCACTGCTCACTGCAAACTGAACTCCAAACATGGGTGTTCAGCAGCGTTGACTTTCCTGAACTCTGGACGCCCAAAACAGTGACAACCATAATCTTGTTTTTTGGGCTCCATCAGTGTGTTTAATATCAGAAAAACACACCAGAAAGCCATTTTTCAGAAAACCAACACCAGAAATTTGCCATTTTCCGGTCTTCTTTTTCAGGGATATTGAAGAATCCTCCATCTCCCAAGTTCAAGTGAAAATCCATCCAGCAGTAGTTGAGCACAGAGAGTTAGGTAAATGTTTCCAGCTGTTTTTCGCGAAAGTGCATCTTCTGAGAGTGAGACTGCAGCTTCGTAAAAGCTGGCTCATCTCTCGAATGAAGTGCTCCACTCCTAAAGAActgtttgaaatgcttttttaTCAAGCTCAGCTATTTCTGTCTTGTTCTTACAAACATCTTGACATTTCTGTTTGTACAGTTCTCTGAGTTTAGGCTGTACTTCATGTGAGCGATTCTTCAAATTGATTCTCAACCATTTTTAAGAAGTAGGCCCTTTATGGTGATGATATTGTGCTGATAAAGCAGCCAATAGTAGTAGACATCTCTGTTCTGTATTGCTCTTTCTCTGAGCTTCCATTTATCTGCATCTGAAGTTCATTTTTGTAGTCCTCAATACTCTTATCCCCAAACTTTCTTCAATCGGCATTCTCCTTCTCTATCTTGGCCAGTTTCACCAAGATTTCCCCTTGCAAGGGAAGTTTCTCCTCCTTGAATGCACTATATCATTAATTTTTGAAGTGATTTCATCTGCTCTTTGCTTTGGGCACGCTGACATTCTTCAGCATCCTCATCCACCAAGATTCCCAGATTGTGTGCAATCTCAGCTAAACGGACAACTGACATTTTGGGATTGTGGTTGTCCTTAATTGCATCTTTGCAACTTGCTCTTAATTTTGCCAACTAATTCTGCATCATTCTGCTTTGCTTTAAAGATgaaatttgctttttttcagtttgcgTTCATTGACTGTTAGCTTTTATGATCTCGTGCTGGAGTCCCCACAGAAAAAATAACTGAGGAATATGTCTCTGACTTGGGGACTGAAATTAACTGTGAATCTAAAAATTGAGGTTcaaagaacacacaaacacagcaaactGAAGCCTCACAAAGAAAACGTGTACTGTGTTTCAAAGCTCTGAATGTCACCTCTCAAGTTTGCAATTGCTAACAGGCTCAGGAAAGACATACAATGTACTTGTTTCCACAAGGAAGATACCAGGATATCTCAACTAAGCCATTTGGATATATTTCTTACTGATGTTTCCACAATccatgccccccccccaaaagtgCACAAAATGTTTCAGTGTACTGCTGTGGAGTTGACTGAGCAGCTTATTCAAGAATTTTCTTGATTTGGAAATGTTGCATCTACCAAGTCTCACAAAAGACACTAAAGGCATTTCTTGACAGAGAAATCCTTTCTTCCACAAATCCACTTGGATCAGATAATGACTGTGGTctgtattttttcacaatatctcTCATTGCCCAAAGCATAAGAGTGATCTGATTGTTCTCAATGTTTGGAAGCGCAGAGGAACAGCAAACTGACACATGCACATGTTTCATGATCATTTCTGCTGAAGAAAACTGtcagaaacaaagaaacacacagcaaGTCAAAAACGTCTCAATAAAGCATTTACTTGACTGAGGACAAGTCTGATTCAGCCTCCTGATCATCTTCACTCTCTGAATCTTCTGTCCCAGCTGATGAGGAACACTTCACACTCCTCGCTTGTACTTTGTAGCATCATCAGTCTCTCTTCAAGAATAGCCATGGCAGATCTGAAAGGGACCTGAACAGGCACATCTGTGATACTGGTCTTGTTGATCTGCAGCACTGTGTGTAGAGGGAGCTTCTTATCATAGTGAATCTGCTCTAAACCCAAATTTTCAGGAGTTTTCTTCATGATGTTCTCTGTAAATGAGAGCAAAATGAGTCATTACATActttataataatactataatacttttatttatactATACTAAGTACAAAGTAGTTCCATCTTGTTGGTAAAGGTTAATTTTGCCACTGCTAAGACAATTAATCTTTTATATAGAAAAACTTtagtgtttatattatatatatatatatacttggtGCAAGAGTGATTTTCTTTTATACTAATGATGATGAATAGCTATCTACTCTAATGTAGCACACTTTCAGTATGCATTCACATGTACAGATTTAGTCACTTTCATTCACAATACATAATAATGAACATCAACTGAGTAAAAAGTATAGTGTGACCTCCCTTAGGGTGTGAATCAGAACAAGGTAAGTTAAGTTAGCTTTAGTCATACTGCAGCAGAATTATAACTATCCCCGTATGCCctagtgaaaatgtatttaaaatatacttaaatgtaatttacactacaaatacattttcagatttatgccacTTAATAAAACTGCCCTGCACTTGTACGTTTTGATATAATAAAACTAGCATAATTAAGGTCTGCTAAATTggaaacaactaattttgtactaatgcactttaattgtgcggaagtagtgctgaagtccaactaaagatatgtatatgttgtatattgtgctaaaagtggaactattgcaagtatacttatggtacattttaaatatttgcattttaaacactgatattattcaaagatcgtacaatcctcatcaaaagtgacattaaaacacattttagacttaatattaagaaatgtgcattatgCACAAGTAGCAtgccaaataaagtttaatatatatatattttatttttctttatttttttgttattttattttttttaagtcttgagTTATCTGTCacgtaaatatgttaatagatttgaactatacttagtatgaaataaatgtattttaaatatactaccTTTTTTACTAGGGTAGTTTTACGGATTCTTAAATCATTATTGCAActataaaactacatttcatcttttttctcATACAACAACCAGACTAATGAATGGCTTGACACCAAACCACACTGGGGCAGAGCCTAAacagggctttcttctgtgtagacATAGGTTCAGTATTGCTAACTACGCATGCCAGAGAAGTAGGGTATTattgtgttttactgtatgtCATAAGTATGAATGTATCTTGCATCAGCATCTACAGTAATCATTAGTACTTCTTTGACAAATTAACTGTTTTATGTAGCCGAGTTGAGAGAATTCACTGTGGCAAATCTGCACAACGCACAGGATAGCACAGAGCGAATTCATTTTCACACAAACTAGTATCGATTTAAGTCTAAATATGCAGCAGtcaaaaattttgttttagatattatgctgagtttatttaattattattaagtagACTGTGTTTGATTTTCTCTGCCAACCAAAGTCCCAGACCACCTCCAGCACTGGTGCACAATGTGGTGGTCATTCAGTCTTTGAATGAACCAGTTTAACAGAGACAGCTGCTTGATTTTTATTCCTGAATGATTCCTGAATCAACCTTTTGAATAAATCAattgaataaattattcattttcattaacacaatGACTTCCCATCACAACCGGCTATGTTACCTTCATAATacaagtattgttttattttgtcattgatttcatatttctgtattcaaaatgttatattgaAAGCATTAATCTCATTAAAATATGCAACTGTAATTACTGTGTAAATGCAATGACTTCCCTCTGAGCAGCAATAAGCTGCGTAAATACATCTAAAGCAACTTCACATGCAGCTTCTTTGCCAACTCTGCAGTGAAAAGAGAGGCTTTGGATGATACTTCTTTCATTGATAACAgcctataatgttatattattctcattaattttaacattaaagatgacaaaataagattagaacaaaaataaataaaaataataaaacatataataaaacataataataaaacaacaacaacagtttgaGGGGGCACATATTGCCCTTTATTGGAAAGTTAATTTGatagttaacaaaaaatataaaaaatactcatCATCTCTGGTTTTATTGTTCAATTTGTTATTTCGTAGGTTTTTTGATATCTTCTGGAAAAAGCACTTTCTATATTATATCCTATGTTACAATGGCTATTTAACTAGAAATTTGTCTAGGCTGAGTATGCTACATAACCTACTACTTTTTCTAGGAACCACAGCCTcatattttttgtagtttgtcAATGATATTTCTGTTGTTAGTTGAGGTAATTTGTAGACTAGGTAGAGCCCAAACAATGACTTAAGTCAAGGACTCCTTCTAAATCATACTCTGGGTACATATGTCATAGCATTTCAAATTCATCCTTTGTCCAAATCAACATATTGTCTGTAATAAAagttatgtttcatttttacacttaAATCGATATTGGTCTACACTTCACTGTGTTAAATTACCAATTGTGATATTGGTCTACTCTTCATCATCTTAAATGCATTCGCTCCTTGCTGCCCAGGCCGTCCCAAAGCACATCAAACTGGTCACTGGGATTCCTCAGGACATGTGAGTGACACCTTGTGGTACCATCCcacagaggcaaaaaaaaaaaaaaaaaaaaaaaatctgttttcactTTCCCGTAATCCATCCCTGTTCTAGATTGTGTACTATTCTAAACaatgtctgaaactttgtattacgagcacttcctgtgttttaTTTGCCTCTATATGATGAATGAATTGTTGTTTAAGTTACATTGGATAgaatcatctgctaaatgaactcatgtaaaatgtatatgtaactgaaacttttttcttttttttttcatttttctgttttcaagacagaaaacaagaaaaccTATTATTCAAAGGTACACAGAGCATTAACCTGGTATACACGGTCcttaatatttcacacacaaatcAGAATGATGCTGATGCTCAAATTACAGCATAAGGGAAGACGTCATGCACAGTAAAGTTATGGTGCTAATCAGgtattcaaaatctaatttaaacctcaAATAAAGTGTAGAGCAATGATCGGCAAAATTAATGAATAAGAAATGTATATGATTCTCCACTATTTCTCTTTCCATAACCATTAGAAACATTAACTGTTGTTTAAATGGTTTCTATTCAGTGAGGTTTAGAAAACAATTTAAGCTTATAATGTTAAGAAATGCATTAGTATACGTACAATTTAACATCATCTGACACTAACTGTATACTATGCTGTATACATATTGTGCTCTTTGTACATACACAATTATGAACTGCATATCAAACATGATTATAGAAGTAATTTTAACTTACTATCTTTTGAAAATTCTGGTTTCCttccctgtggagaaaaaaaaatgacattaatgaAAGTGAAATTGCTAATACGTATGTGAacaaatttaaaatttcattgtGATAGTTATGttgataatttttatgtttaatgattttatatttatcaacAAATGAGAATTTTAACATTCCAGAGCTACT is a genomic window of Cyprinus carpio isolate SPL01 chromosome B10, ASM1834038v1, whole genome shotgun sequence containing:
- the LOC122138593 gene encoding interferon-induced very large GTPase 1-like, which codes for HQGIHPSHLQETSRKTFYSQGCSGQNQHTEHCKSQKKKKNAQCLHCSVKDMDKSLKASFKKSSFESRIKHLQTKPQDVLFKRLQGCGKQCPFCQALCEAGGEAHSKHFVSIHRPEGLGRCRFHNSKQLVTDICTSSVNSNSCFKCHDTKDQWHPYKEYDTIYPDWRIDREPNIEPSAYWIYVMVQFNNRFAEEYDANPADIPLSLKGITKIRADKSLK